In the genome of Vicingus serpentipes, the window AAGAATTATGAATATGATAAAATCACTTCTTTTTACTTTTTCGCTTTTATTTTTATCGTTGGCTGGTTTTAATCAGATTTTAACTAAATCATTGGATGGGAATCAGTTCACAACTGACCAGTTTGGAAATTTTTATGATATTTCTAGTCGGGAAGTAAAAAAATACAATAAAAAAGGGGAATTATTATTTACATACAGTAATAACATTTTAGGTGAAATCTCTAGTGTAGATGTTATCAACCCATTAAAAGTATTGATTTATTTTAGAGACTTTACTAAAATATTAACATTAGATGACGCTATGTCTGTAAGAGGTGATGTGCTGAATTTAAATGATTTAAATTTAGAAGAAACATCTTTAGTTTGTAGATCTTATAATAATGGAGTTTGGTTTTATAATCCGATTAAATATCAATTAACGCGAATTGAAAATAGACAAGTTATAAACGTTTCGAGTAACCTTTCAAACTTGTTAGGTGAAAACATACAACCTAACTATTTACTCGAATTTAATGAAAAAGTATATTTAAGTGATATAAAATCTGGCATATTAGTTTTCGATATTTATGGTACTTACTTGAAGACAATACCTATATATAATGTAAAAGCTTTCCAGGTAAAACAGAAATACATTTTATATGTAAATGCCAATCAACAAATAGAAATATATAATCTTTTTACTCTTGAAAAAAGTATATATCAGGCTGAGAAATATGATGATGTAAAATCAGTAAGAATTGAAGGCTCTAATATTTATATATTATCTAAAAAAAATCAATTAATTATTGATAAAATTGAGCTTTAGGCCTTAATCATTGTAATTTTTTGTATTTTTAATTCCTTAATAAAAATCAAAAATATGCTTGTAGCTGTTGCCGGAAATATAGGCTCTGGAAAAACCACATTAACCACTTTATTAGCAAAACATTATAATTGGGAAACTCATTTTGAAGATGTTGATGAAAATCCATATTTGAATGATTTTTATAACGACATGCAACGTTGGTCATTTAACCTTCAGGTTTATTATATGACAAGTAGAATTAGTAAAATTCAAGAAATTAATGCAAGTGGTAAAGCAACTATTCAAGATAGAACATTGTACGAAGATGCTTATATTTTTGCACCTAACCTTCACTCAATGGGTTTAATGACAACAAGGGATTTTGAGACTTACTTTTCTTTATTTAAGTTGCAAGAAACTTTTATTCAACCCCCAGATTTATTAATTTACTTAAGAGCTTCTGTCCCTACACTAGTTAATCAAATACAAAAGAGAGGAAGAGATTATGAAGAAAGTATTCGTTTAGACTATTTAAAGCGTTTAAATGAACGTTATGAAGCTTGGATATCTACTTATGACCAAGGTAAAATTTTAATCGTTGATGTAGATAATAATAACTTTTCAGAAAAGGCTGAAGATCTAGGTAAAATAATTAATGGTATTGATGCCGAACTTCACGGTTTGTTTGAAAGTAAATAATTAATAACACTCTTATTATATTTAAAGCATCTCATTGAGATGCTTTTTTTGTACTCTAATATCCCTTTATGATTTTTAAATAACATTCTTATTATGTTTCATGATTGTAATTCTCATCATTTAGGACTTGACTTTTTCATGAATTCAAAACCATTTTAATTTTAGTTAGATTATTATTGAAGTAAAAATCTTTAATGATAGATAGGTTTATTAAGAATTTAAGTGATTATTTTTTTCTTTTTATTTTCAGAAGACTGTTGTAATTATCTATTCAAATGAATCTATTTATATAATTTAAAGCAAAAAAAATCCCGACCATTGGTCGGGATTTTTAATATATCTTATACTCTACTTCTTAGAAGTGGAAGTTTAAAGAAATGTTAGCTCCTGATAAACCAGTATCAATTCCGAAAGAACTTGATTTTCCAGTTTTAGCAGTATTTGTAACAATGTGGTTAGGGTTAGTAGCAACTTCACCTGGGTTAAGACCCCATGACTCAGAAGTAACTTCACCTTCACCTGTAGAAGACATTGCAAGACCCCAAGTATATTCAGCACCTAAAGATACTTTTGGAGCGAAGAACCATTCAACACCAATGAAACCAGCAATTCCTAATTGGAAAGTTGAACCAGCTTTAGTTTCTAAAGTTCTACCATTAACTAATCCAGGGTTAGCAGCGAAAGCTGAATCACTGTATGCTAAACCATAAGTGTTAGTAGTTTTTCCACCACCAAAACCGATGTTCATCATAGCTCCGTATACACCTTGAATTCTAGTGTTTCCTCTTCTTTTCTCAAGACCGAAACCTAAAGTTACATTGTTTCCAGATACTTTTACTTCATCAGTAAATTCTTGATCTTCAACATCACTTGGGTTAACAAAGTAGTTGTTAACTGTTCCAACTGTAGAGCTAGAAAAACCAATTCTTAACATTGCTCTGTAAGCAGTGTTTTCATCTTTAAAGTATTTACCAGTAATTGCGTTTGAACCATTAGTCCAAGCTGCATTTAAAGTACCAGCTCCGTTAGTACCAGCATTTGCCATGTTACCAACGTAGTTTAATAATGGTTGAGCATCAACGCTAATAGACCAATCACCAGCTTCTGGTAAATAAGCTTCACCTTTTTTAGATGTTAAACCATCTTGAGCGAAAGTTGTCGAAGCAGCTACGATAGCAGCAACAAATAATAATCTTTTTTTCATTTTTAATTGTTTTAGTTAAACTTTTTTAATTTTTGTTTTAATTTTTAGTTTGGACAAACTTACAACATTTTTTTTAATGTATGCAAGTTTTTTTTAAAATTATTAACAATTGTTAATAGTTATCAACAACATGTTTATAACTCTAAGCCCTTTGTTTTTACTGTGTCAAATGTATATTATTCTTTAATATTGCATTTTATTGAATTAAAAAATAACACTTTTTTAACATAAGTACAATCAATATATTTCTTGATTATAGCTCAGTATTAATGTTTAATTCTATTTCGTCATAAATAAATTTACCAGCAATCTTTCCAACAATAGATTTAGAGCCATATTCAATTCCATAATCTGTTCTATCAATAGCAAAAGTAGTTTCTATATGAATTGCCCCCTCTTTTTGCTCAACATAAACTGGGAACTCTATTCCATTAGTTACTCCTTTTATTGTTAATTCTGCAGTTACTTTGTACCAACCATCACTTTCTTCATCTTTAACTGAATTTATAATCTTTATTGTTGCGGTAGGGTGAGCTTCAACTGCAAAGAAGTCATCATCTTTTAAGTGTCCTATTAAATTATCATTGTCTTCTCCAGGTTCGATATCTGTACAAATCATTTTTGTCATATCTACAGTCACACTTCCTGAAAGTGCATTTTCTTCTAATTTAACAGTAGATTCAGAAATTGCAATTGTTCCCTCATGCATTCCTCCAACTTTTCTCCCTGTCCATTTTACAACTTTTTCATTTTTAATAACTGTAGGAGTATCTATAGTTTCAATTACTTCTTCAATAACAACTTCAGCTTCTTCTGCATGAGCATCATTTGTATGACCGCCTAATATAGGAGCTATAACTAATCCAATTAAACAAGTTAATTTGATTAAAATGTTCATTGAAGGTCCAGAAGTATCTTTAAAAGGATCACCAACAGTATCTCCAGTTACAGCAGCTTTATGAGCATCTGAACCTTTGTAAGTCATTTCACCATTAATTTCAACACCTGCTTCAAATGATTTTTTAGCATTATCCCATGCGCCACCAGCGTTGTTTTGAAAAATAGCCCAAAGAACACCACTAACAGTAACACCAGCCATATAACCACCTAACATTTCAGCAACTAATAAGTTGTTATCAGGATAAACAATCATTCCAATAATTACAATTGCAATAGGGAAACCAATTGTTAAGATACCTGGCAACATCATTTGTTTTAAAGATGCTTTAGTCGAAATATCAACACATTTCCCGTATTCAGGTTTACCAGTTCCTTCCATAATACCTGGAATTTCTCTAAACTGACGTCTAACTTCTTCAACCATTTCCATTGCAGCTTTACCAACTGCATTCATTGCTAATGCTGAGAATACAACAGGAATCATACCTCCAACAAATAACATTGCTAATACAGGTGCTTTAAAAATATTAATTCCATCAATTCCAGTAAATGTAACATAAGCAGCAAATAATGCTAAAGAAGTTAATGCTGCAGAAGCAATAGCAAAACCTTTACCAGTTGCAGCAGTTGTATTTCCAACTGAATCTAAAATATCTGTTCTTTCTCTAACGATTGGTTCTTGTTCACTCATTTCAGCAATACCTCCAGCGTTATCTGCTATTGGTCCAAAAGCATCAATTGCTAATTGCATAGCTGTAGTAGCCATCATTGCAGAGGCAGCTAAAGCAACACCATAAAATCCAGCAAAAGCATAAGAAGACCATATTGCAGCTGCAAATAGCAAAACAGAAGAGAATGTAGATATCATACCAGTTGCTAAACCAGCAATAATGTTTGTTCCTGCTCCAGTAGATGATTGTTGAACTATTTTTAAGATAGGTTTTTTACCTAAACCAGTATAGTATTCAGTAAATGAAGAAATACCAGCTCCAACAACTAATCCAACTAATGTTGCATAAAATACTCTTAAAGAAGATATTTCTCTAGTTCCTTCACCAAAGAAATTCATTTGCATTGTTTCAGGTAACATCCAAGTTACTAAACCAAAACAAGCACCTGCAACTAAAATAATAGAAGTCCAGTTACCAATATTTAATGCTTTTTGTACTTCAGCTTCTTTTGCATCGTTAGATGAAATTTTAACTAATAATGTACCAATTATTGAAATAATAATACCAATACCAGCAATTGCCATAGGCAACAAGATAGGACCAATTCCGCCAAAAGCATCTTGAATTGCACCACCCATATCTTGTATAACATAGTTTCCTAAAACCATAGCTGCTAATACTGTTGCAACATAAGAACCAAATAAGTCAGCTCCCATACCAGCAACATCACCAACGTTGTCACCAACGTTATCTGCAATTGTAGCAGGATTACGAGGGTCATCTTCAGGAATACCTGCTTCAACTTTACCTACTAAATCAGCACCAACATCGGCAGCTTTAGTATAAATACCACCACCAACTCTTGCAAATAAAGCAATTGATTCAGCACCTAATGAGAATCCAGCTAATGTTTCAAGAACAACAGTCATGTCAGCCGTATTTGTCCAAACACCACCCATATATAAGTTAAAGAACAAAATAAAGAATGCAGTTAAACCTAAAACAGCTAATCCAGCAACGCCTAATCCCATTACAGTACCACCACCAAAAGACACCTTTAAAGCGTTTGGTAAGCTAGTTTTTGCTGCTTGAGTAGTTCTTACGTTAGTTTGTGTTGCTATTTTCATTCCCATGTTTCCTGCTAATGCAGAAAAAATAGCTCCAATAATAAAAGCAACAATAATTAAATATTCAGTAGTAGGAACAACAAAAGCTACTCCAGCTAATACAATACTAGCACCAACTACAAACATTGCAAGTAATTTATATTCAGCTTTTAAGAATGCTAATGCACCTTCATAAATATGATCGGCAATTTCTTTCATTTTACCATCACCAGCATCTTGCTTCATTACCCAACCTTTCTTTACCATCATGTAAAGAAGGCCTAATATTGCCATTGCTATTGGCATATAAATCATCATTGATTCCATAACTTTTATTTAGTTTATTATTTAAATATAATTTTTTAAGGACGGCAAAAGTATAAAAATTAATGTATAAAGAATAGTGAATACTAATTAATTTGGTTTTAGACGACTAAAACCAAATATTCATCTAAACTTATTATACTTTCTTTTAGAGAAGAAAATATTTATTATTTATACATTACTTGCTTTACAGCTTTCATTATTTTATCTACGTTTGGTAAGTAAGCTTCTATTAAAGGTACTGAGAAACTCATTGGCACATCC includes:
- a CDS encoding sodium-translocating pyrophosphatase; the encoded protein is MESMMIYMPIAMAILGLLYMMVKKGWVMKQDAGDGKMKEIADHIYEGALAFLKAEYKLLAMFVVGASIVLAGVAFVVPTTEYLIIVAFIIGAIFSALAGNMGMKIATQTNVRTTQAAKTSLPNALKVSFGGGTVMGLGVAGLAVLGLTAFFILFFNLYMGGVWTNTADMTVVLETLAGFSLGAESIALFARVGGGIYTKAADVGADLVGKVEAGIPEDDPRNPATIADNVGDNVGDVAGMGADLFGSYVATVLAAMVLGNYVIQDMGGAIQDAFGGIGPILLPMAIAGIGIIISIIGTLLVKISSNDAKEAEVQKALNIGNWTSIILVAGACFGLVTWMLPETMQMNFFGEGTREISSLRVFYATLVGLVVGAGISSFTEYYTGLGKKPILKIVQQSSTGAGTNIIAGLATGMISTFSSVLLFAAAIWSSYAFAGFYGVALAASAMMATTAMQLAIDAFGPIADNAGGIAEMSEQEPIVRERTDILDSVGNTTAATGKGFAIASAALTSLALFAAYVTFTGIDGINIFKAPVLAMLFVGGMIPVVFSALAMNAVGKAAMEMVEEVRRQFREIPGIMEGTGKPEYGKCVDISTKASLKQMMLPGILTIGFPIAIVIIGMIVYPDNNLLVAEMLGGYMAGVTVSGVLWAIFQNNAGGAWDNAKKSFEAGVEINGEMTYKGSDAHKAAVTGDTVGDPFKDTSGPSMNILIKLTCLIGLVIAPILGGHTNDAHAEEAEVVIEEVIETIDTPTVIKNEKVVKWTGRKVGGMHEGTIAISESTVKLEENALSGSVTVDMTKMICTDIEPGEDNDNLIGHLKDDDFFAVEAHPTATIKIINSVKDEESDGWYKVTAELTIKGVTNGIEFPVYVEQKEGAIHIETTFAIDRTDYGIEYGSKSIVGKIAGKFIYDEIELNINTEL
- a CDS encoding deoxynucleoside kinase, with amino-acid sequence MLVAVAGNIGSGKTTLTTLLAKHYNWETHFEDVDENPYLNDFYNDMQRWSFNLQVYYMTSRISKIQEINASGKATIQDRTLYEDAYIFAPNLHSMGLMTTRDFETYFSLFKLQETFIQPPDLLIYLRASVPTLVNQIQKRGRDYEESIRLDYLKRLNERYEAWISTYDQGKILIVDVDNNNFSEKAEDLGKIINGIDAELHGLFESK